In one window of Lepus europaeus isolate LE1 chromosome 14, mLepTim1.pri, whole genome shotgun sequence DNA:
- the LOC133773693 gene encoding alpha-1,6-mannosyl-glycoprotein 4-beta-N-acetylglucosaminyltransferase-like isoform X2 has product MQKTPPGLQQASYKLLAGAPPPEKKLLTVGISSIQHPHGSHLLDTLHSLFQATSDPELAHIIVLVHLSDPDPERLHRAAANISGPFAPHLESRRLLVVSGLLGDSPLPRPLTPSQSSPCEALRSRQREGQALLMNFASELSEYFLLLEDNTRCAPRFVSAIYWTLAAWRELRWVVLEFSSLGSGKVLRSSHLPLLTSVRLLFPEDAPLRLLLANFRFLLGQRVPIRFAPDLFYRTDDLNSQRTCCLEEEEEDGEEYENPEKPSNPPATLYNTMIALSSAHLPEYAYLPILSHFQTENVIPGDTYTLVFDLPHRVVQIQVLTGLGAQGLYHLEHGQVELGYEPVLEGTGCAHYVLLGPLVKGKCNQKVPYTAGLMGAVRCVRLLVTARQHSSVTISQINVWTRAEEE; this is encoded by the coding sequence AACTGCTGACCGTGGGCATTTCCTCGATACAGCATCCTCACGGGAGCCACCTCCTGGACACCTTGCACTCCCTCTTCCAAGCTACCTCCGACCCTGAGCTGGCTCATATCATAGTGCTGGTCCACCTGTCAGACCCTGACCCCGAGCGGCTCCACAGAGCAGCTGCCAATATTTCCGGCCCCTTTGCACCGCACCTAGAGTCCCGGAGGCTGCTTGTGGTCAGCGGTCTTCTTGGCGACTCCCCTCTCCCGCGACCCCTGACGCCCAGTCAGTCCTCACCCTGTGAGGCTCTGCGCTCCCGGCAGAGAGAAGGTCAGGCCCTGCTCATGAACTTCGCCAGCGAGCTCTCGGAGTACTTCCTGCTGCTGGAAGACAACACGCGGTGCGCCCCCAGGTTTGTTTCTGCCATCTACTGGACGCTGGCGGCCTGGAGGGAGCTGCGCTGGGTGGTCCTGgagttctccagcctgggctCCGGGAAGGTTCTGCGCAGCAGCCACCTCCCCCTGCTCACCTCCGTCCGCCTCCTCTTCCCTGAGGACGCTCCTCTACGCTTGCTGCTAGCAAATTTCCGCTTTCTCTTGGGCCAGAGGGTTCCAATTCGCTTTGCTCCCGATCTCTTCTACCGCACGGATGACCTTAATTCCCAGCGCACGTGTTGtttagaggaagaggaagaagatggaGAAGAGTATGAGAATCCCGAGAAACCCAGCAACCCTCCTGCCACGCTCTACAACACCATGATCGCGTTGTCCAGCGCTCACCTCCCGGAGTACGCCTACCTCCCAATCCTGAGCCACTTCCAGACTGAGAACGTCATTCCTGGGGACACCTACACCTTGGTGTTCGATCTTCCTCACAGGGTGGTCCAAATACAGGTGCTGACTGGCCTCGGTGCCCAGGGGCTGTACCACCTGGAGCACGGGCAGGTGGAACTGGGCTATGAGCCCGTGCTGGAGGGAACGGGCTGTGCCCACTATGTGCTGCTGGGCCCCCTGGTGAAGGGCAAGTGCAACCAGAAGGTCCCGTACACAGCAGGTCTCATGGGGGCCGTGAGGTGTGTGCGGCTGCTGGTGACAGCCCGACAGCACTCCTCTGTGACCATCAGCCAGATCAATGTCTGGACTAGAGCTGAGGAAGAGTAG